In one window of Meiothermus sp. DNA:
- a CDS encoding superoxide dismutase produces MSYPFKLPDLGYAKDALEPHIDAQTMDIHHGKHHAAYVNNLNAALEKHPELHSWSIEDLLGKIAQVPEDIRTAVRNNGGGHHNHTLFWDILTPGGAKEPTGKLAEAINATFGSFEELKTKMTQAGLTRFGSGWSWLVKDKDGKLHVYSSANQDSPLMEGHTPLLGIDVWEHAYYLKYQNRRPDYLAAIWNVINWDKVASRF; encoded by the coding sequence ATGAGTTATCCGTTCAAGCTGCCCGACCTCGGTTATGCCAAGGATGCCCTCGAGCCCCACATCGACGCCCAAACCATGGACATTCACCACGGCAAGCACCACGCTGCCTATGTGAACAACCTGAACGCCGCTCTGGAAAAACATCCCGAGCTCCATAGCTGGAGCATCGAAGACCTGCTCGGCAAAATTGCCCAGGTGCCCGAGGACATCCGTACCGCCGTACGCAACAACGGCGGCGGCCACCACAACCATACCCTGTTCTGGGACATCCTGACCCCCGGCGGCGCCAAAGAACCCACCGGCAAGCTGGCCGAGGCCATCAACGCCACCTTCGGTTCGTTTGAGGAGCTCAAAACCAAGATGACCCAGGCCGGCCTGACCCGCTTTGGCTCGGGCTGGAGCTGGCTGGTCAAGGACAAAGACGGCAAACTGCACGTCTACAGCAGCGCCAACCAGGACTCCCCCCTGATGGAAGGCCACACCCCCCTCCTGGGCATTGACGTGTGGGAGCACGCCTACTACCTCAAATACCAGAACCGCCGCCCCGACTATCTGGCGGCAATCTGGAACGTGATCAACTGGGACAAGGTGGCCAGCCGGTTCTAA
- the fumC gene encoding class II fumarate hydratase: MGYRIETDTMGQMQVEESRYWGAQTQRSIQNFPIGQERFKMPRSIIRAMGILKKGAALANADLGELPRDKADLIVRAADEVIAGKLDDHFPLVVFQTGSGTQTNMNANEVIANRAIELAGGVLGSKKPIHPNDDVNRGQSSNDTFPTAMHIAVVEELHRQLYPNVQKLRNTLAAKAEAYKDVVKVGRTHLQDATPITLGQEIGSWVAQIDYCLAEVRHAEQGLYELAIGGTAVGTGLNAHPRFGDLAASYFAKETGFPFVSAKNKFAALAAHDALVTTSAALRTLAGALMKMANDVRWLASGPRNGIGEIIIPENEPGSSIMPGKVNPTQSEALTMVAVQVFGNDAAVAFAGSQGNFQLNVFKPVMVYNVLTSIQLLGDACAAFNDNCAVGLEPNLPRIKENLEKNLMLVTALNRHIGYDKAAAIAKKAHKEGTSLKEAALALGYLTEEEFDKWVVPLEMTHN, from the coding sequence ATGGGCTACCGAATCGAAACCGACACCATGGGCCAGATGCAGGTTGAAGAGAGCCGCTACTGGGGCGCCCAGACCCAGCGCTCCATCCAGAACTTCCCCATCGGACAAGAACGCTTCAAGATGCCCCGTTCCATCATTCGAGCCATGGGCATCCTGAAGAAGGGAGCCGCGCTGGCCAATGCCGACCTGGGCGAGCTACCCCGCGACAAAGCCGACCTGATTGTGCGAGCCGCCGACGAAGTGATTGCCGGCAAGCTGGACGACCACTTCCCGCTGGTGGTCTTCCAGACCGGCTCGGGCACCCAGACCAACATGAACGCCAACGAGGTCATCGCCAACCGCGCCATCGAGCTGGCAGGGGGCGTGCTGGGCTCCAAAAAACCCATCCACCCCAACGACGATGTCAACCGGGGTCAGTCCTCCAACGACACCTTCCCTACCGCTATGCATATCGCGGTGGTGGAGGAGCTACACCGCCAGCTCTACCCCAACGTGCAAAAGCTGCGCAACACCCTGGCAGCCAAGGCCGAAGCCTACAAGGATGTGGTCAAGGTGGGACGCACCCACCTGCAAGACGCCACCCCCATCACCCTGGGGCAGGAAATTGGGAGCTGGGTTGCCCAAATTGACTACTGCCTGGCCGAAGTTCGCCACGCTGAGCAGGGCCTCTACGAGCTGGCCATCGGCGGAACCGCCGTAGGCACCGGCCTCAACGCCCATCCCCGGTTTGGCGACCTGGCCGCCTCTTACTTTGCCAAAGAGACCGGGTTCCCCTTTGTTTCGGCCAAGAACAAGTTTGCCGCGCTGGCCGCGCACGACGCGCTGGTGACGACCAGCGCAGCGTTGCGCACCCTGGCGGGCGCCCTGATGAAGATGGCCAACGACGTGCGCTGGCTGGCCTCGGGCCCCCGCAACGGTATCGGAGAAATTATTATTCCCGAGAACGAGCCGGGTAGCTCGATTATGCCCGGCAAGGTGAACCCCACCCAGTCCGAAGCTCTGACGATGGTAGCCGTGCAGGTGTTCGGCAACGATGCAGCGGTGGCGTTTGCCGGTTCGCAGGGCAACTTTCAGCTCAATGTGTTTAAGCCGGTGATGGTTTACAACGTGCTGACCAGCATTCAACTGCTGGGCGATGCCTGCGCTGCCTTCAACGACAATTGCGCGGTGGGCCTCGAGCCCAACCTGCCTCGCATCAAGGAGAACCTCGAGAAGAACCTGATGCTAGTCACCGCGCTCAACCGCCACATCGGCTACGACAAGGCCGCCGCCATTGCCAAAAAAGCCCACAAAGAAGGCACCAGCCTGAAGGAAGCCGCGCTGGCCCTGGGCTACCTGACCGAGGAAGAGTTCGATAAGTGGGTGGTTCCCCTCGAGATGACACATAACTAG
- a CDS encoding YpdA family putative bacillithiol disulfide reductase — MWDLVIVGAGPVGLAAAIEAKRASLNAVVLEKGTIVHTLYRWPKETVFFSEAKNIEIGGHPFPSLSAKPTRREALQYYRRVAENEALDIRTYTEVTRIQPQSEHFMVGYRDRDGEGQLKSRFVLVATGYYDNPNRLSVPGEELPHVRYGLDETLPYWNQQVVVVGGSNSAVEAALELYRGGAQVSVVHHGAEIRPRVKYWLKPDFENRVREGAIRLLLQARIVEITPREVVVEQGAGSTLRLPSDFVLIYIGYKAVDNLLRAAQVAYRGDAPVLSEAYETSIRGLFVAGSAGFGSDTRTVFIENGREHAQRAVQQIADRLKGSNLHTTSPRQA, encoded by the coding sequence ATGTGGGATCTGGTTATTGTCGGGGCAGGGCCGGTGGGGCTGGCTGCGGCTATTGAGGCCAAGCGGGCGAGCTTGAACGCGGTGGTGTTGGAAAAAGGAACCATTGTCCACACCCTGTACCGCTGGCCCAAAGAAACGGTTTTCTTCAGCGAAGCCAAAAATATCGAAATTGGGGGCCACCCCTTCCCCTCGCTCTCGGCCAAGCCCACCCGTCGCGAAGCCCTGCAGTATTACCGCCGTGTTGCCGAAAACGAAGCGCTGGATATCCGTACCTACACCGAGGTTACCCGCATACAACCCCAGTCAGAACATTTCATGGTTGGCTACCGCGACCGCGATGGCGAAGGTCAACTGAAGAGCCGCTTTGTTCTGGTAGCGACGGGCTACTACGACAACCCCAACCGACTGAGCGTACCGGGGGAGGAGTTGCCCCATGTGCGCTACGGTCTGGACGAAACCTTGCCCTACTGGAACCAGCAAGTGGTGGTGGTGGGCGGTTCCAACAGTGCGGTGGAGGCGGCCCTCGAGCTCTACCGCGGCGGTGCCCAGGTGAGCGTAGTCCACCACGGGGCCGAAATTCGCCCCAGGGTCAAGTACTGGCTCAAGCCCGACTTTGAAAACCGGGTCCGGGAGGGGGCCATTAGACTGCTGCTACAGGCCAGGATTGTGGAGATCACCCCCCGCGAGGTGGTGGTGGAGCAGGGGGCCGGGTCTACCCTCCGGCTGCCTAGCGATTTTGTGCTGATTTATATCGGCTACAAAGCTGTGGACAATTTGCTGCGAGCGGCCCAGGTGGCCTACCGGGGTGATGCGCCGGTGCTATCCGAAGCTTATGAAACTAGTATCCGAGGGCTTTTTGTGGCGGGCAGTGCGGGTTTTGGCTCCGACACCCGCACAGTATTCATCGAAAACGGACGGGAACACGCCCAGAGGGCTGTGCAGCAGATTGCCGATCGTCTTAAGGGCTCAAATTTGCATACAACGTCTCCTAGACAAGCTTGA
- the ilvB gene encoding biosynthetic-type acetolactate synthase large subunit produces the protein MNGAAAILKALEMQGVDLIFGHPGGTIMPTYDALYDSPIRHVLVRHEQAGVHAATAYARASGRVGVCMATSGPGALNLVTGLQDALMDSTPVIALTGNVPQALIGTDAFQEADVVGITQPVTKHNIQVRNVNDIPRIIAEAFYIASTGRPGPVLIDFPKDVQQAEFTGTFDVEVDLPGYKPTFKGHPRQIERALEALQKAEKPILMVGGGAQNAAQEIMVFAEKSGIPVIPTLMGLGAFPGTHPQCLGMPGMHGSVAANRAIHHADTILAIGLRFDDRVTGKVSRFAPNAHTIIHVDIDPAEIGKLVKTAIPVVGDAKWVAAELAKGAKKLNISKWWGQLEDWKTKHPFAWKPKPHLQSQEVIQAFWEATRGKAIVTSGVGQHQMFAAQFYKFDAPRSWINSGGLGTMGVGLPFAIGAALARPGELVIDFDGDGSFQMTLQELATLKKLDLNVKIVILNNGFLGMVRQWQDLFHARRYSEVYLADSNPDFAKLAEAYGIKGITLTDKARLHETVKEVLAHPGPVLLEARVYHEEGVFPMIPSGGAAEDMIIENPRETVAGD, from the coding sequence ATGAACGGAGCCGCCGCAATCTTGAAAGCCCTGGAGATGCAAGGAGTGGATCTTATTTTTGGCCATCCCGGGGGCACCATCATGCCCACCTACGATGCCCTCTACGACTCGCCCATCCGGCACGTCCTGGTGCGGCACGAGCAGGCTGGCGTGCACGCCGCCACAGCCTATGCGCGGGCCTCGGGTCGGGTAGGGGTGTGCATGGCGACCTCGGGGCCGGGGGCCTTGAACCTAGTGACGGGCTTGCAGGATGCGCTGATGGACTCCACCCCAGTCATTGCTCTCACAGGCAACGTGCCCCAGGCGCTTATTGGCACCGATGCTTTTCAGGAAGCCGATGTGGTGGGCATTACCCAGCCGGTGACCAAACACAACATTCAAGTACGCAATGTCAACGACATTCCACGGATCATCGCTGAGGCTTTCTACATCGCCTCCACCGGGCGGCCTGGCCCGGTGCTGATTGACTTCCCCAAGGACGTGCAGCAGGCCGAGTTTACCGGCACTTTTGATGTGGAAGTAGACCTGCCGGGTTACAAGCCCACCTTCAAAGGGCATCCACGCCAGATTGAGCGGGCGCTGGAAGCCCTGCAAAAAGCCGAAAAGCCCATCTTGATGGTAGGTGGCGGGGCCCAGAACGCGGCCCAGGAAATTATGGTTTTTGCTGAAAAGTCGGGCATTCCGGTGATTCCAACCCTGATGGGGCTGGGGGCCTTTCCCGGTACCCACCCCCAGTGCCTGGGGATGCCGGGGATGCACGGTTCGGTAGCGGCCAACCGGGCCATCCACCACGCCGATACCATTCTGGCCATCGGACTGCGCTTCGATGACCGGGTTACCGGTAAGGTTTCGCGCTTTGCTCCCAACGCCCATACCATCATTCACGTGGACATAGACCCCGCTGAGATCGGCAAGCTGGTCAAGACCGCCATTCCGGTCGTGGGCGATGCCAAGTGGGTGGCGGCAGAGCTGGCCAAGGGCGCCAAGAAACTAAACATTTCCAAGTGGTGGGGACAGCTCGAGGACTGGAAGACCAAGCACCCCTTCGCCTGGAAACCCAAGCCCCACCTGCAAAGCCAGGAGGTCATCCAGGCTTTCTGGGAGGCCACCCGGGGCAAGGCGATAGTAACCTCAGGGGTGGGCCAGCACCAAATGTTTGCGGCCCAGTTCTACAAGTTCGATGCCCCGCGCTCCTGGATCAACTCGGGCGGCCTGGGCACCATGGGGGTGGGCCTGCCCTTTGCCATCGGGGCCGCCCTGGCCCGCCCGGGCGAGCTGGTCATCGACTTCGACGGCGACGGCAGCTTCCAGATGACCTTGCAGGAGCTGGCTACCCTGAAAAAGCTCGATCTTAACGTTAAGATCGTGATTCTCAACAACGGCTTTCTCGGTATGGTGCGGCAGTGGCAAGACCTGTTCCATGCCAGGCGCTACAGCGAGGTGTACCTGGCCGACTCCAACCCCGACTTTGCCAAACTTGCTGAGGCTTACGGCATCAAAGGCATCACCCTGACCGATAAAGCCAGGCTGCATGAAACCGTCAAAGAAGTCCTTGCCCACCCCGGCCCGGTGCTTCTGGAGGCCCGGGTCTACCACGAGGAAGGGGTCTTCCCCATGATTCCTTCGGGTGGCGCGGCGGAAGACATGATCATCGAGAACCCACGGGAGACGGTAGCAGGCGACTAG
- the ilvN gene encoding acetolactate synthase small subunit, producing the protein MRHLVSVLVQDNPGVLQRIAGLIARRGFNIESLAVGRTHQPGLSRISLVVSGDDAVLEQVEKQLNRLIEVIKVTDHAEPHVERELALVKVGIAGMEERLEVKDIAEAFRARIVDVARKSIIFELTGDSTKVNNFVEALRPYGLLEVMRTGAVGMSRGEQVLKVREKKAV; encoded by the coding sequence ATGCGACATCTGGTTTCAGTTTTGGTACAAGACAACCCCGGCGTCCTGCAGCGAATTGCCGGCCTGATTGCTCGGCGGGGCTTTAATATTGAGTCGTTGGCGGTGGGGCGCACCCACCAGCCGGGTCTCTCGCGCATCTCGCTGGTGGTCTCGGGTGACGATGCAGTCCTCGAGCAGGTCGAAAAGCAACTCAACCGGCTTATCGAGGTGATCAAGGTGACCGACCACGCCGAGCCCCATGTGGAGCGGGAACTGGCCCTGGTCAAGGTGGGCATCGCCGGGATGGAGGAGCGGCTCGAGGTCAAGGACATTGCCGAGGCTTTTCGGGCCCGCATTGTGGATGTGGCCAGAAAGTCCATCATCTTCGAGCTGACCGGCGACTCCACCAAGGTAAACAATTTTGTGGAGGCCCTGCGGCCCTATGGGCTTCTCGAGGTCATGCGTACGGGAGCGGTGGGCATGTCTCGCGGCGAGCAGGTACTCAAAGTGCGGGAGAAGAAAGCAGTCTAG